From the Saccharomycodes ludwigii strain NBRC 1722 chromosome I, whole genome shotgun sequence genome, one window contains:
- the VAN1 gene encoding Van1p (similar to Saccharomyces cerevisiae YML115C | VAN1 | VANadate resistance protein), whose protein sequence is MSGWFKGKRTFNITRKNNNTSSTSNSDTSNEDRGSILDDDEEKNNMSYILPKYSDESINHNSTNTNLIPNHTGNINGNSCINNTQNNTNNYSIPYTDTQNSIHSKNASWSTKSRKPFFASLKSKIIQLYQFDQLFHYYRTKNKTKFFTSLLKTLFGGFLTLLLIYVLFKSLYVIITGIIAFSLNNLPYYKNRYQILDLKDKEYYDYDFQNFDIDTIKKFDQGAEHYFVTHTGELLTDQDKIEVENKLEKLLSSSVDTYDLTDFTGSPEGKENRDHVLIAIPLRNAEDVLSLMFKHLMNLTYPHELIDLAFLVSDCSENDQTLNSLLQYSLDLQNGTLSQVLQDLDDIESIQFRKFQKDLEEQQQKDKELSDADYEDYSLFSNRNLYLKYMDPNYLREVHRAFSPPFHQNYNKPFRSIQIFKKDFGQVIGQGFSDRHAVKVQGVRRKLMGRARNWLVSNSLKPYHSWVYWRDADVELCPGSVIEDLMKFDYDIIVPNVWRPLPTFLHSTEQPYDLNSWIESGPALELARSLDEDDVIVEGYAEYPTWRVHLANLRDPNGNPQDIIDLDGVGGVSILAKAKLFRNGINFPAFTFENHAETEAFGKMAKKMGYRVGGLPHYTLWHIYEPSEDDLKEMAKIERENRRKD, encoded by the coding sequence ATGTCTGGTTGGTTTAAAGGAAAGAGAACATTCAACATAACTAGAAAGAATAACAATACCAGCAGCACTTCAAATAGTGATACTAGCAATGAAGATCGTGGAAGTATACTGGACGATGATGAAGAGAAGAACAATATGTCTTATATTTTGCCAAAATATAGTGACGAAAGTATAAATCATAATAGTACCAATACTAATCTTATTCCAAACCATACTGGTAATATCAATGGTAACAGTTGCATCAATAATACTCagaataatactaataattataGCATTCCTTATACAGATACACAAAATAGCATACACAGTAAAAATGCTAGTTGGAGCACCAAATCACGAAAACCCTTTTTTGCATCCTTAAAAAGCAAAATTATTCAACTTTACCAGTTCGATCAACTATTTCATTACTACCGtactaaaaacaaaacgaAATTTTTCACCAgcttattaaaaactttattcGGGGGATTTCTTactttgttattaatatatgttttatttaaatcattatATGTTATAATCACAGGTATTATCGCTTTTTCACTTAATAATTTACCCTATTATAAAAATCGTTATCAGATATTAGACTTGAAAGATAAGGAATATTACGATTatgattttcaaaattttgataTTGATACTATCAAAAAATTCGACCAAGGTGCCGAGCACTATTTTGTTACTCATACTGGGGAGCTTTTAACCGATCAAGATAAAATTGAAgttgaaaataaactaGAAAAATTGTTGAGTAGTAGTGTAGATACCTACGACTTGACTGATTTTACTGGATCCCCAGAAGGTAAAGAAAACAGAGACCATGTTTTAATTGCCATCCCGCTAAGAAACGCTGAGGATGTTTTATCGTTAATGTTTAAACATTTAATGAATTTAACTTATCCTCATGAATTGATTGATTTGGCATTTTTGGTTAGTGATTGTTCTGAAAATGATCAGACATTGAATAGTTTATTACAATACTCTTTGGATTTGCAAAATGGTACTTTATCTCAAGTTCTACAGGATTTGGATGACATTGAGTCCATTCAATTTAGAAAGTTCCAAAAAGACTTGGAAgagcaacaacaaaaagataaagaacTTTCTGACGCTGATTATGAGGACTATTCCCTGTTCAGTAATAGAAATCtatatttgaaatatatgGATCCAAATTACTTAAGGGAAGTGCACAGAGCTTTTTCACCACCTTTCCACCAAAATTACAATAAACCCTTCAGATCTATCCagatatttaaaaaagattttggtCAAGTTATTGGTCAAGGTTTTAGTGACAGGCATGCTGTTAAAGTTCAAGGTGTTAGAAGAAAATTAATGGGCAGAGCTCGTAACTGGCTAGTTTCCAACTCTTTAAAACCATATCATTCGTGGGTTTATTGGAGAGATGCCGACGTTGAGTTATGTCCGGGAAGTGTCATTGAAGATTTAATGAAGTTTGACTATGATATCATTGTCCCTAATGTTTGGAGACCGTTGCCAACCTTTTTACATTCTACAGAACAACCATATGATTTGAATTCTTGGATTGAAAGCGGTCCGGCACTGGAATTAGCCCGCTCTttagatgaagatgatgttATTGTAGAAGGCTATGCGGAATATCCAACCTGGAGAGTCCATTTGGCTAATTTAAGAGATCCAAATGGGAATCCTCAGGATATCATAGATTTGGACGGTGTTGGTGGGGTTAGTATTTTAGCCAAGGCCAAGCTATTCCGTAACGGCATTAATTTTCCTGCTTTTACATTTGAAAACCATGCTGAAACCGAAGCCTTTGGTAAAATGGCTAAAAAAATGGGTTATAGGGTTGGTGGATTACCCCATTATACTTTATGGCATATTTATGAGCCGAGTGAAGATGATTTGAAAGAAATGGCTAAAatagaaagagaaaatagaagaaaagattga
- the PRM15 gene encoding phosphoribomutase PRM15 (similar to Saccharomyces cerevisiae YMR278W | PRM15 | Phospho Ribo Mutase), whose protein sequence is MDPILKENLDHWFEYNTHDEAGNLEIQKLIDSGDFKELHDRMDKRIEFGTAGLRSRMEAGWNRMNKLTVLQASQGLSSFVIKNQGTAENTASIVIGHDHRYNSMDFAQITASCFLNCGIKVYYLNTDDDTDTSYVHTPLVPFAVDHFKASCGVMITASHNPKLDNGYKVYNSNGCQIIPPYDKLIADEIEKNLKPRASNWDFNKSVRSSNAFLFQMVKSEITELYIKKLTNTLLYNEKVFNRENASQPFFAYTPMHGVGYEILNKVLNDNKIKLVENKDYVVVPEQLHPDPAFPTVSFPNPEEDHALDMGIALAEKLGIHLVLANDPDADRFSAAVRLVTLDNKVQWKQLNGNEIGILFAQYLLKKNHGNNLAMINSTVSSSLLKSMSITEDFKYEETLTGFKWLGNRAIDLCKEGYNVIFGYEEAIGYMFPKMLHDKDGILALIVFLQLYLEASNNDVIANLEECYSKYGYYQQHNGYYKIDVNNDSNGIDAIFNNKIRKYLQENKIIMDVFKIIDIRDLTKGYQMSTQGNIPDLPVDANSEMVTVYAESEKGDKIRFTLRGSGTEPKLKIYIECRSPNSLEDSKRICDDVWEWIGNKWID, encoded by the coding sequence ATGGATCCAATCTTGAAGGAAAATTTGGACCATTGGTTTGAATATAATACCCATGATGAAGCGGGTAATTTggaaatacaaaaattaattgattcTGGCgattttaaagaattaCACGATAGGATGGataaaagaattgaatTTGGTACAGCTGGTCTAAGATCTAGAATGGAGGCTGGATGGAATAGAATGAATAAGTTAACAGTGTTACAAGCCTCCCAAGGATTAAGTTCTTTTGTCATCAAGAATCAAGGTACTGCTGAAAATACGGCTAGTATCGTAATTGGCCATGATCATAGATATAACTCGATGGATTTTGCTCAAATTACAGCCagttgttttttaaattgtgggataaaagtatattatttaaatactGATGATGACACAGACACTTCCTATGTTCATACCCCGTTAGTTCCATTTGCAGTTGATCATTTTAAAGCTTCTTGTGGTGTTATGATAACAGCTAGTCACAATCCCAAATTAGATAATGGTTATAAAGTATATAATAGCAATGGATGTCAAATTATTCCGCCATATGATAAGTTAATAGCTGAcgaaattgaaaagaatttaaaacCACGCGCAAGCAATTGGGATTTTAACAAGAGTGTTCGTAGCAGCAAtgcttttttattccaaATGGTTAAGTCTGAGATAACTGAATTGTATATTAAGAAATTGACAAATACATTGCTATATAATGAGAAAGTGTTTAATAGGGAGAACGCTAGCCAGCCATTTTTTGCTTATACACCAATGCACGGTGTTGGGTACgaaatattaaacaaagttttaaatgataataaaataaaattggttGAAAATAAGGATTATGTAGTAGTACCAGAACAATTACATCCTGACCCTGCATTTCCTACTGTATCTTTTCCCAACCCAGAAGAAGATCATGCCTTAGATATGGGGATTGCACTAGCTGAAAAATTGGGGATCCATTTGGTATTAGCAAATGATCCAGATGCCGATAGGTTTTCCGCAGCTGTTAGGCTGGTTACTCTTGATAACAAAGTACAATGGAAACAGTTAAATGGGAACGAAATAGGTATTTTATTTGCGCAATActtgctaaaaaaaaaccatggTAATAACCTTGCTATGATTAATTCTACGGtttcttcatctttattaaaatccATGTCTATAACGgaagattttaaatatgAAGAAACTTTGACAGGTTTTAAATGGCTAGGAAATAGGGCTATTGATTTATGCAAAGAGGGTTATAACGTTATTTTTGGGTACGAGGAAGCTATTGGGTATATGTTCCCAAAGATGCTGCACGATAAAGACGGGATTCTTGCCTTGATAgtttttttacaattataTTTAGAGGCCAGTAATAATGACGTCATAGCAAATTTGGAGGAATGTTATTCCAAATATGGGTATTACCAACAGCATAATGGATATTATAAGATTGATGTAAATAATGATAGCAATGGTATTGAtgcaatttttaataataagataagaaaatatttgcaagaaaataaaataatcatggatgtttttaaaattatagataTCAGAGATTTAACCAAGGGCTATCAAATGAGTACGCAGGGCAATATACCTGATTTACCAGTGGATGCAAATAGTGAGATGGTTACAGTTTATGCTGAAAGTGAAAAGGGGGATAAGATTCGGTTTACGTTGAGAGGTTCAGGTACGGAAcctaaattgaaaatatatattgaatGCAGATCGCCAAATAGTTTAGAAGATTCCAAAAGAATCTGTGATGATGTTTGGGAATGGATTGGTAATAAATGGATTGATTAG
- the FCP1 gene encoding protein serine/threonine phosphatase (similar to Saccharomyces cerevisiae YMR277W | FCP1 | tfiiF-associating component of Ctd Phosphatase) — protein MSTTATDNWITEQVYLPTTFPTSAKIVKLYINVNDEINKGDRILAYQYTDEEDYLISSDDLSNTKKRKVDRVAIFESPSMGKVTKIMCKIGDSMDQLSCSNGSNARPILELQNGCSHQMLYGGLCVRCGKVFDPENVPNIDTSDTFSNGLLSANGSISSTTKSSGALNNKTNLMAISHSNLDIKVTGSEAANIADQHTRQLLKQRKLILVVDLDQTVIHCAVDPTIGEWQNDPSNPNYDMLQDVRSFILQESPLILPSTSTNALVLNHAYKRECKYYVKMRPGLQKFFQEISQYFELHIYTMATRAYALEIAKIIDPDGKLFADRILSRDENGSLTHKSLERLFPTDQSMVLVIDDRGDVWNWCENLIKVVPYNFFVGIGDINSTFLPNNNIIDNSVQRSNAVASKDKGKEIEEKEKKLGQETANGLGTTLIPEALQTSEIQNISREIQDEEQFKLDKMIKEARLLPTTAPTLSDIEDLDDTENNGGTSSAVPPMDTEKVGKEKTDAVIGEIEHSAVIEVQHEDRPLAEIQKRLDIENKRQNDSNIRDNDNNNGTNNKNNSNIANKLFKVLSDNDVELEYLGPRLVDIHHNFYDLYNKDDNSSLPRPDLKLLVPALKRKVFETCHFVFSGIFPLGVDLHKVDIVIWCETFGATITDDITLKTTHLITKKPSTLKARLADKYKPDDIKIVHPDWIFDCLLHWSKVDETPYKLKVDGIPVSSEEYATFLTNLDKYSNTHTHDINEEEEREQGEEELKYLLNDENKDWLDDDDDKMDEFLNSDDEEEEEEEEEEEEEEEEEEEEEEEEGNSENRMNNGGSNNKRKIEDEERSKYNGNNLNGTASPKRVKFLISKNNANDIIDNENEDSKNIKTNSTKTDVNHVNKAVNNDTDTISVDTTDKVDDNFEHSNHNNISSEEDKDLEDLEAELLLELEE, from the coding sequence ATGTCTACAACAGCTACAGATAATTGGATTACTGAACAAGTATATTTACCCACAACTTTTCCAACTTCGGCTAAAATAGTCAAATTGTATATTAATGTTAATGACGAGATAAACAAAGGAGACAGAATACTAGCTTATCAATATACCGACGAGgaagattatttaatttctaGCGATGATTTATctaatactaaaaaaagaaaagtggATAGAGTAGCTATTTTTGAAAGTCCCTCAATGGGCAAAGTTACTAAAATTATGTGCAAAATAGGAGATTCTATGGATCAATTATCTTGCAGTAATGGCAGTAACGCACGACCCATTTTAGAATTACAGAATGGATGTTCCCACCAAATGTTATATGGGGGATTATGTGTACGCTGCGGTAAAGTGTTCGATCCAGAAAATGTTCCTAATATTGACACTTCTGATACTTTTTCTAATGGTCTACTTAGTGCTAATGGAAGTATTTCTTCCACTACTAAAAGCTCTGGAGcacttaataataaaaccaaCTTGATGGCCATTTCCCATTCAAACTTAGATATTAAAGTCACTGGTTCAGAAGCAGCCAATATAGCGGATCAGCATACTAGACAACTACTAAAGCAGAGAAAATTGATTTTGGTTGTTGATTTAGATCAAACAGTAATCCATTGTGCAGTAGATCCTACCATAGGCGAATGGCAAAATGATCCTAGCAACCCAAATTATGATATGCTACAAGACGTTAGGTCCTTTATACTTCAAGAATCGCCGCTTATACTTCCATCTACAAGTACTAATGCCCTAGTGCTCAACCATGCATATAAAAGAGAATGTAAATATTACGTGAAAATGAGACCTGGGTTGcaaaaatttttccaagAAATATCGCAGTATTTTGAACTACATATTTATACTATGGCCACAAGGGCTTACGCATTGGAGATTGCCAAAATCATTGATCCAGATGGTAAATTATTTGCAGATAGGATACTTTCTAGAGATGAAAATGGATCTTTAACACACAAATCCTTGGAACGATTATTTCCAACAGACCAATCTATGGTTTTGGTTATTGACGATAGAGGAGATGTGTGGAATTGGTGTGAGAATTTAATCAAAGTTGTTccatataatttttttgttggtaTAGGTGATATTAATTCTACTTTCCTAcccaataacaatatcatCGATAACAGTGTCCAACGTAGCAATGCAGTTGCTAGTAAAGATAAGGGGAAAGAgattgaagaaaaagaaaaaaaattagggCAGGAAACTGCTAATGGTTTAGGTACAACGTTGATACCTGAAGCCTTACAAACTAGTGAGattcaaaatataagtAGGGAAATACAAGATGAAGAACAATTTAAATTGGATAAAATGATTAAGGAAGCAAGGCTTTTACCGACCACTGCACCAACTCTATCAGATATAGAAGATCTTGATGACACTGAAAACAATGGTGGGACTTCTTCTGCTGTTCCCCCTATGGATACAGAGAAAGTCGGTAAGGAGAAAACCGATGCAGTAATTGGTGAAATTGAACATTCTGCGGTTATTGAGGTACAACATGAAGATAGACCTTTAGCtgaaatacaaaaaagGTTAGacattgaaaataaaagacaaAATGATAGTAATATTCGTGACAATGACAACAATAACGGCACCAATAACAagaataatagtaatattgctaataaacttttcaaaGTTTTAAGTGATAATGATGTTGAGTTAGAATATCTAGGTCCTAGACTAGTAGATATACATCATAATTTTTATGACTTgtataataaagatgataATAGTAGTCTTCCTAGACCtgatttgaaattattggTACCTGcattgaaaagaaaagttttcGAAACTTGTCACTTTGTATTTTCTGGTATTTTCCCCTTAGGAGTGGACTTGCATAAAGTAGACATTGTAATATGGTGTGAAACTTTTGGGGCTACAATTACCGATGATATCAcattaaaaacaacacaTTTAATTACCAAGAAACCAAGCACTTTAAAGGCAAGATTAGCGgataaatataaaccaGATGACATTAAAATTGTTCATCCTGATTGGATATTTGATTGTCTTTTGCATTGGAGTAAAGTTGACGAAACCCCGTACAAGTTAAAAGTGGATGGTATTCCTGTATCTTCTGAGGAATATGCTACATTTTTAACGAACTTAGATAAGTATAGTAACACTCATACTCATGATATTAACGAAGAGGAGGAACGAGAACAAGGAGAAGAAGAGCTGAAGTATTTGTTgaatgatgaaaataagGATTGGTtggatgatgatgatgataaaatggatgaatttttaaatagtgatgatgaagaagaggaagaagaagaagaagaagaagaagaagaagaagaagaagaagaagaagaagaagaagaggaaggaAACAGTGAAAATCGCATGAATAATGGtggtagtaataacaaGAGGAAGAtagaagatgaagaaagAAGCAAATACAATGGTAATAATCTTAATGGAACTGCTAGTCCGAAAAGGGTTAAGTTTttgatttcaaaaaataatgctAATGATATCattgataatgaaaatgaagattctaaaaatatcaaGACCAATAGTACAAAAACTGATGTTAATCATGTAAATAAGGCCGTTAACAATGATACAGACACAATTTCTGTTGATACTACTGATAAAGTAGATGACAATTTCGAACATAGTAatcacaataatattagtagTGAAGAAGACAAAGATTTGGAGGATTTAGAGGCAGAATTGTTGCTAGAACTAGAGGAATGa
- the NAB6 gene encoding Nab6p (similar to Saccharomyces cerevisiae YML117W | NAB6 | Nucleic Acid Binding protein), which produces MVGKYNSNNTNYNPNNTYNGTNIYYYTNPPTNNKNHTHSYPTTFDRSPSRQTFFQPSLQYYQQQQQQLKNSPTPKTPFDPTYGISLIPSHLLINSPYINNNSNANNNNNSSISLTKGYPTVFQNNTNYSPVHVHHRFTNSNLSLVSVSSRINPEINNVTGSSIKLSDPPKKRNKNIKCSDKKVINKNNSIINIDIDDISSYVVKYKIMKNQTFNIKKKKKLKKKSLSAHKKNDVTASNNKKYGQEEDLCTANNHHNRDADAYEFISSSLLFINISPEIELNDFVRLGLKSNSNVIKIFKATSTDSIHGTNNMIVSFPNKDLCSNFYNFLLQRLADFKKSIKSSSLDVKYVKLEEYINNKKFTLPKNLVLSDLKTSRFLLIKLSFDDSHNQKGEEEKNTDSDSHSFDIERVKNCLESQFLSQNLIYTQVDIFNTNHVYNKLIGKTYIVVHFISDLMAIKALKILKKNSTNVAGKINFGKAFLCTFDLTLHHQPPTPRLENMSTFSSNNNGVTTPTRTGFSASVYTSRSSSVYSETHSTVSLAPVTSTSSTISSSSPPTSAPTSASSSSSESCIPYNTSLISLSETDTDTPEAAAAAAASDKDKTDTASSSSATYDGIVSVYPQPSLQNIVFNCFNDHYATLTLLELSDINCKAYIFNNGVSRESISDRAIPSILSSSPSSSTDQYDSRSHDDVNVDMVGIKNSSFISSIDQSNLIIDADSSSSSSSSAELSSTTGSPLYHQLRNLSDANCDNGQCHGIRADDVSLGSISTNVSVLSLPQIQYLNRQHQSKQVGSVLRTPPQSIANIIGVNDSITAFSSPAPGILHNIATASPKPQYLDTFHTTTTVPSSFITNMNANRTIYIGNIHPKSRPEDICNVVRGGILESIKFIREKNICFIRFIDPKAALEFYTTATLDSIILHGNILKIGWGQNSHPLSQKIALAVTVGASRNIYVSLPDIAFKDKYIHDPAYKSYQKKFFLPAQDQLRADFVGVYGGVEQINYLFDGHCCWVNFINICSAIRLIEDMENDPVKFHAQFANRYQGLIIRYGKDRCGNVNRNGRFNPERNYKNTKKIVEPGSNVMASSDDNTDFPADDTFTNGVDKGGDDEGRALGLCITSDSDMVSSSAIKLDIDVNSVDTEHDNNNTSVNDCLVTDISPPSTPLRSVTCDINASNDKGCDNAVKAVQLESYQDKDADEEDGSCSDDDTNGADIVINCKEGAYDNGKTIQNFNKRIMEQRAVYSQSTNNNIQYYNNKQNSLNMQGARQKRLIQSSNIAGSRVMAQYLSHIQCSNNVYTPAALTVDANIKYTLDYNSSTPNNKGHH; this is translated from the coding sequence ATGGTCGGAAAATATAATTCTAATAACACAAATTACAATCCCAATAATACATACAATGGTACTAATATTTACTACTATACCAATCCCcctactaataataaaaaccatACTCACAGTTATCCTACAACATTTGATCGTTCTCCTAGCAGACAAACCTTTTTTCAACCATCTCTACAGTActatcaacaacaacaacaacaactaaAGAATTCGCCCACTCCTAAAACTCCCTTTGATCCAACGTATGGAATAAGTTTAATACCTTCAcatttattgataaattcaccgtatattaataataattccaacgcaaacaataataacaatagttCTATCAGCTTAACAAAGGGATATCCTActgtttttcaaaacaataCCAATTATTCCCCTGTTCATGTCCACCATAGATTTACTAATAGTAATCTTTCATTGGTCTCCGTTTCATCAAGAATTAATCctgaaataaataatgttaCCGGCAgttcaataaaattaagTGATCCACCAAAAAAGCgcaacaaaaatatcaagTGTTCtgataaaaaagttattaataaaaataactcaattataaatattgatATTGATGACATTTCAAGTTATGTTgttaaatacaaaattatgaaaaatcaaacttttaacattaaaaaaaagaagaaattaaaaaagaaaagcctTTCAgctcataaaaaaaatgacgTTACTGctagtaataacaaaaaatatggaCAGGAAGAAGATCTATGTACTGCTAATAACCATCATAATCGTGACGCTGATGCGTATGAGTTTATTAGTAGCAGTTTACTATTCATAAATATTTCCCCTGAAATAGAATTAAATGATTTTGTAAGGTTAGGTTTAAAATCCAATTCAAATGTTATTAAGATATTTAAAGCCACTTCCACTGACAGTATTCATGGTACTAATAACATGATTGTCAGTTTCCCCAATAAAGATTTATGTTCTAATTTCTAcaactttttattacagAGATTGgcagattttaaaaaaagtattaaatCATCTTCTTTAGATGTGAAGTACGTCAAGTTGGAGGAATacataaataacaaaaaatttacttTGCCCAAAAATTTGGTACTTTCAGACCTAAAAACTTCTagatttttgttaattaagCTCTCATTTGATGATAGCCATAATCAAAAAGGGGAGGAAGAAAAGAACACAGATTCTGATAGTCATAGCTTTGACATAGAGCGtgttaaaaattgtttggAATCTCAATTTTTATCCCaaaatttgatttataCGCAAGTCGATATTTTCAATACCAATCATGTCTATAACAAACTTATTGGTAAAACATACATAGTGGTACATTTTATTAGTGATTTAATGGCCATAAAGGCTCTAAAGattctgaaaaaaaattcaacaaaTGTTGCTGGTAAAATCAATTTTGGAAAAGCCTTTTTGTGTACTTTTGATTTAACACTGCATCATCAGCCGCCAACTCCTCGTCTGGAAAACATGTCTACTTTTTCATCTAACAACAACGGTGTTACTACTCCTACGAGAACTGGTTTCTCCGCATCAGTATATACTAGTAGGTCATCGTCCGTGTATTCAGAAACACATTCAACCGTTTCCTTAGCTCCAGTAACTTCTACGTCCTCGACCATTTCATCCTCGTCCCCTCCTACTTCTGCTCCTACTTctgcttcttcttcatcgtCAGAATCATGTATTCCATATAACACCTCGTTGATATCATTATCCGAGACTGACACCGATACACCAgaagcagcagcagcagcagcagcaagTGATAAGGATAAAACTGACACTGCCTCCAGTTCTTCTGCTACTTATGATGGTATTGTTTCAGTTTATCCACAACCGTCTTTACAAAATATAGTTTTTAACTGTTTTAATGATCATTATGCCACATTAACTTTGTTGGAATTATCCGATATCAACTGCAAAGCTTATATATTCAATAATGGAGTTTCAAGGGAATCAATTTCCGATAGGGCCATTCCGTCCATTTTATCATCCTCTCCATCTTCTTCCACCGATCAATATGATAGTCGCAGTCACGATGACGTTAATGTTGATATGGTGGGTATAAAGAATTCTAGTTTCATCTCTTCGATTGATCAGTCAAATTTGATTATTGATGCAGATTCGtcctcctcttcttcttcttctgctGAACTTTCGTCTACAACTGGATCGCCACTATATCATCAATTACGTAATTTATCCGACGCTAATTGCGATAATGGCCAGTGCCACGGTATTCGTGCCGATGATGTTTCTTTAGGTTCAATTTCAACAAACGTTTCAGTATTATCTTTACCACAAATACAATATTTGAATCGTCAACACCAATCAAAACAAGTAGGATCGGTTTTGAGAACCCCGCCACAATCTATAGCAAATATAATCGGCGTAAATGATAGTATAACGGCGTTTTCCTCACCAGCTCCTGGGATATTGCATAATATAGCAACTGCTTCTCCAAAACCGCAATATTTAGACACATTCCATACAACAACTACTGTTCcctcttcttttattacaaatatGAATGCTAATAgaactatatatataggtAACATTCATCCTAAGAGCAGGCCAGAAGACATTTGTAATGTTGTTAGAGGGGGTATTTTGGAAAGCATTAAGTTTATCagagaaaaaaacatttgttttattaggTTTATAGATCCAAAAGCTGCGTTAGAATTTTATACCACTGCTACATTAGATTCAATTATATTGCAtggtaatattttgaagATTGGGTGGGGTCAAAATTCGCATCCATTATCTCAGAAAATAGCCTTAGCTGTTACTGTGGGAGCAAGTAGAAATATCTATGTGAGTTTGCCGGATATTGCATTTAAAgacaaatatatacatgATCCTGCATATAAGagttatcaaaaaaaattttttttgccagCGCAGGACCAATTAAGAGCTGATTTTGTTGGCGTATATGGAGGTGTTGAGCAGATTAACTACTTATTTGATGGGCATTGCTGTTGGGTGaattttataaacattTGCAGTGCTATTAGATTGATTGAAGATATGGAAAATGATCCAGTCAAATTTCATGCTCAATTTGCTAATAGGTACCAAGGCTTAATTATAAGATATGGCAAAGATAGGTGTGGAAATGTTAACAGGAATGGTAGGTTCAATCCTGAACGCAATTACAAgaataccaaaaaaatagttgAACCTGGCAGCAATGTTATGGCTAGCAGTGATGACAATACTGATTTTCCTGCGGATGATACTTTTACAAATGGTGTTGATAAGGGGGGGGATGATGAGGGTAGAGCATTAGGTCTATGTATTACTAGCGATTCTGATATGGTCAGTAGTTCCGCTATTAAGCTGGATATTGATGTTAATAGTGTAGATACTGAacatgataataacaacacaTCAGTAAATGATTGTTTGGTCACAGATATATCACCACCCTCAACACCATTACGTTCTGTCACTTGCGATATCAATGCTAGCAATGATAAAGGCTGTGATAATGCTGTAAAAGCTGTTCAATTAGAGTCATATCAAGATAAAGATGCTGACGAAGAAGATGGTTCGTGCAGCGATGATGATACTAATGGTGctgatattgttattaattgcAAAGAGGGGGCTTATGATAATGGCAAGACCATTCAGAATTTTAATAAGAGAATTATGGAACAAAGAGCTGTGTATTCTCAGTCTACgaacaataatattcaatattataacAATAAGCAAAACTCTTTGAATATGCAAGGAGCCCgacaaaaaagattaattcAATCGTCTAATATTGCAGGGTCACGTGTAATGGCACAATATTTATCACATATTCAATGTTCTAATAACGTTTATACACCAGCCGCTTTAACTGTTGAtgctaatattaaatatactTTAGATTATAATAGCAGCACCCCTAATAATAAGGGtcatcattaa